A window from Theobroma cacao cultivar B97-61/B2 chromosome 3, Criollo_cocoa_genome_V2, whole genome shotgun sequence encodes these proteins:
- the LOC18605133 gene encoding heavy metal-associated isoprenylated plant protein 3 isoform X2, which yields MGEEEKKPAEEKQMEEKKPEDGKKGEEEKKEEAKPAEKPTEEKKEEKKGEESKDEKESKEKSPAPPQEIILKVYMHCEGCARKVRVDDVMTDCKSNKVVVKGEKADPLKVLERVQRKSHRQVELLSPIPKPPAPEEKKAEEKEKPKPEEKKEEPQVITVVLKVHMHCEACAQEIKKRIQRMKGVESAEPDLKSSEVTVKGVFDPPKLVEYVYKRTGKHAVIVKQEPENKKEEEKAKDANKEEKKGKEGGDKEKKEGGGEENKNKKEGGDSAEAKAGAALAAEGGAEETMFVELRRNEYYSYPPRYATEFYAYPQIFSDENPNACSVM from the exons ATGGGAGAG GAAGAGAAGAAACCAGCAGAGGAGAagcaaatggaagaaaaaaagccTGAAGatggaaagaaaggagaggaagagaagaaagaggaAGCAAAACCGGCTGAAAAGCCAacagaggaaaagaaagaagaaaagaaaggtgaAGAATCAAAAGATGAGAAAGAATCCAAAGAGAAATCCCCTGCTCCTCCTCAAGAGATAATCTTGAAGGTCTACATGCATTGCGAAGGTTGCGCCCGCAAAGTCC GGGTGGATGATGTAATGACTGATTGCAAGAGCAATAAGGTGGTGGTGAAAGGAGAGAAAGCGGATCCTTTAAAAGTTCTTGAGAGAGTTCAAAGGAAGAGCCACAGGCAAGTGGAGCTCCTCTCACCGATCCCAAAACCACCTGCACCAGAGGAGAAGAAAGCGGAGGAGAAAGAGAAGCCCAAGCCcgaagagaagaaagaagag CCTCAGGTGATCACAGTGGTGCTAAAGGTTCACATGCATTGCGAAGCTTGTGCACAGGAAATCAAGAAACGCATTCAGAGAATGAAAG GGGTAGAATCAGCTGAACCAGATCTAAAGAGTTCAGAGGTGACGGTGAAGGGAGTGTTTGATCCTCCAAAACTGGTAGAGTACGTGTACAAGCGAACCGGGAAGCACGCGGTGATAGTGAAGCAAGAGCCAGAgaacaagaaagaagaagaaaaagccaaAGATGCCaacaaagaagagaaaaaaggtaAAGAAGGTGGtgacaaggaaaagaaagaaggcggtggagaagaaaacaaaaacaagaaagaaggAGGTGACAGCGCGGAAGCCAAAGCAGGGGCAGCATTAGCCGCAGAAGGCGGTGCAGAAGAGACCATGTTCGTGGAACTCAGGAGAAATGAGTACTATTCCTACCCACCAAGGTATGCTACAGAGTTTTATGCATACCCTCAGATCTTCAGCGATGAGAACCCTAATGCTTGCTCTGTAATGTAA
- the LOC18605133 gene encoding heavy metal-associated isoprenylated plant protein 3 isoform X1, with protein sequence MGEEEKKPAEEKQMEEKKPEDGKKGEEEKKEEAKPAEKPTEEKKEEKKGEESKDEKESKEKSPAPPQEIILKVYMHCEGCARKVRRCLRGFEGVDDVMTDCKSNKVVVKGEKADPLKVLERVQRKSHRQVELLSPIPKPPAPEEKKAEEKEKPKPEEKKEEPQVITVVLKVHMHCEACAQEIKKRIQRMKGVESAEPDLKSSEVTVKGVFDPPKLVEYVYKRTGKHAVIVKQEPENKKEEEKAKDANKEEKKGKEGGDKEKKEGGGEENKNKKEGGDSAEAKAGAALAAEGGAEETMFVELRRNEYYSYPPRYATEFYAYPQIFSDENPNACSVM encoded by the exons ATGGGAGAG GAAGAGAAGAAACCAGCAGAGGAGAagcaaatggaagaaaaaaagccTGAAGatggaaagaaaggagaggaagagaagaaagaggaAGCAAAACCGGCTGAAAAGCCAacagaggaaaagaaagaagaaaagaaaggtgaAGAATCAAAAGATGAGAAAGAATCCAAAGAGAAATCCCCTGCTCCTCCTCAAGAGATAATCTTGAAGGTCTACATGCATTGCGAAGGTTGCGCCCGCAAAGTCCGTAGGTGTCTCAGGGGCTTTGaag GGGTGGATGATGTAATGACTGATTGCAAGAGCAATAAGGTGGTGGTGAAAGGAGAGAAAGCGGATCCTTTAAAAGTTCTTGAGAGAGTTCAAAGGAAGAGCCACAGGCAAGTGGAGCTCCTCTCACCGATCCCAAAACCACCTGCACCAGAGGAGAAGAAAGCGGAGGAGAAAGAGAAGCCCAAGCCcgaagagaagaaagaagag CCTCAGGTGATCACAGTGGTGCTAAAGGTTCACATGCATTGCGAAGCTTGTGCACAGGAAATCAAGAAACGCATTCAGAGAATGAAAG GGGTAGAATCAGCTGAACCAGATCTAAAGAGTTCAGAGGTGACGGTGAAGGGAGTGTTTGATCCTCCAAAACTGGTAGAGTACGTGTACAAGCGAACCGGGAAGCACGCGGTGATAGTGAAGCAAGAGCCAGAgaacaagaaagaagaagaaaaagccaaAGATGCCaacaaagaagagaaaaaaggtaAAGAAGGTGGtgacaaggaaaagaaagaaggcggtggagaagaaaacaaaaacaagaaagaaggAGGTGACAGCGCGGAAGCCAAAGCAGGGGCAGCATTAGCCGCAGAAGGCGGTGCAGAAGAGACCATGTTCGTGGAACTCAGGAGAAATGAGTACTATTCCTACCCACCAAGGTATGCTACAGAGTTTTATGCATACCCTCAGATCTTCAGCGATGAGAACCCTAATGCTTGCTCTGTAATGTAA